A single Brachybacterium sillae DNA region contains:
- a CDS encoding diacylglycerol/lipid kinase family protein — protein MSRLRVGLLVNPSAARGSAQRTGRQVAHLLRLAGISVVEVSGSSVHVARARAQQVLDTLTALVVVGGDGTVSLGAELVAGTPVRLGVVPAGSGNDFARALGIPTDSPEAAVKHLLRSLSRPVVTVDALEMTSLDEDVPPHRSLALGSVALGFDAMVNARANASRRGPRTRYAVAALRELPHFTPIPFRLTVDGQEPRDVDATVLTVTNTGMFGGGMRLSPQSRPDDGVAELVTVTTARKRVLARNLRRVFRGAHTGVEGFHVEPVHELTVELRDTRMLRAHSDGEGRALLPVQVRVLPGVVRVLTLAPSMGANDR, from the coding sequence GTGAGCCGACTTCGCGTCGGCCTGCTCGTCAATCCCTCCGCAGCGCGCGGGAGCGCCCAACGCACCGGCCGACAGGTGGCGCATCTGCTGCGCCTCGCGGGCATCTCCGTGGTCGAGGTCTCCGGTTCCAGCGTGCACGTGGCCCGGGCCCGGGCCCAGCAGGTGCTCGACACCCTCACCGCACTGGTCGTCGTCGGCGGTGACGGCACCGTCTCCCTCGGCGCCGAACTGGTCGCGGGAACCCCGGTGCGGCTGGGTGTCGTCCCCGCCGGTTCCGGCAACGATTTCGCCCGCGCCCTCGGCATCCCGACGGACTCGCCCGAGGCGGCGGTGAAGCATCTGCTGCGCTCCCTGTCGCGTCCGGTGGTCACCGTCGACGCCCTGGAGATGACCTCCCTCGACGAGGACGTCCCGCCGCACCGGTCGCTCGCCCTCGGCAGTGTGGCCCTCGGGTTCGACGCCATGGTCAACGCCCGGGCGAACGCCTCCCGACGCGGCCCCCGCACCCGCTACGCCGTCGCCGCGCTGCGGGAGCTGCCGCACTTCACGCCGATCCCGTTCCGCCTCACCGTCGACGGCCAGGAACCCCGGGATGTCGATGCGACCGTCCTGACCGTCACCAACACCGGCATGTTCGGTGGGGGCATGCGACTGTCCCCGCAGTCCCGGCCCGATGACGGGGTGGCCGAACTGGTCACCGTCACCACCGCCCGCAAACGCGTCCTCGCCCGCAACCTGCGACGGGTCTTCCGGGGCGCCCACACCGGGGTGGAGGGGTTCCACGTCGAGCCTGTCCACGAGCTCACCGTGGAGCTGCGGGACACCCGCATGCTGCGCGCCCACTCCGACGGTGAGGGCCGGGCCCTGCTGCCGGTGCAGGTGCGGGTGCTGCCGGGGGTGGTGCGGGTGCTGACCCTGGCCCCGAGCATGGGAGCGAACGACCGATGA
- the tatC gene encoding twin-arginine translocase subunit TatC, whose product MAREKKPKKVKDPEGRMSLGEHLVELRNRMLICALSVLLMSIVGWVFYDQIFAFIDQPFQRARADGVTAYINLGTVGSPLDVQLRVSAYVGLILAAPIILYQAWAFIMPGLHKHERRYALGFFFPAVFLFIVGLLAGYWVMDKAVPLLLGFAPDGQTVQNIDINKYLQLFVKTMLAFGIAFVMPVVLVLLNFLGLITGRSMLKAWRWVVFVCFLFTAIMVPTPDPFTMIFMTIPMVALYFIAVGISIWNDRRRGIREGEDLDDDEASVIDDAPEAIDAPERLDSLRGDALDRDLRDRAEER is encoded by the coding sequence GTGGCGCGTGAGAAGAAGCCGAAGAAGGTGAAGGACCCCGAGGGCCGTATGTCCCTGGGCGAGCACCTGGTGGAGCTGCGCAACCGCATGCTCATCTGTGCCCTCTCGGTGCTGCTGATGAGCATCGTCGGCTGGGTGTTCTACGACCAGATCTTCGCGTTCATCGACCAGCCCTTCCAGCGGGCCCGTGCCGACGGCGTCACCGCCTACATCAACCTCGGCACCGTCGGCTCCCCGCTCGACGTCCAGCTGCGGGTCTCCGCCTACGTCGGGCTGATCCTCGCGGCGCCGATCATCCTCTACCAGGCCTGGGCGTTCATCATGCCCGGCCTGCACAAGCACGAACGGCGCTACGCGCTCGGCTTCTTCTTCCCGGCGGTGTTCCTGTTCATCGTCGGCCTGCTGGCCGGGTACTGGGTGATGGACAAGGCCGTGCCGTTGCTGCTCGGTTTCGCACCCGACGGGCAGACCGTCCAGAACATCGACATCAACAAGTACCTGCAGCTGTTCGTGAAGACCATGCTGGCCTTCGGCATCGCCTTCGTGATGCCCGTGGTGCTGGTGCTGCTGAACTTCCTCGGGCTCATCACGGGTCGATCCATGCTGAAGGCGTGGCGCTGGGTGGTCTTCGTCTGCTTCCTGTTCACCGCGATCATGGTGCCGACGCCCGACCCGTTCACCATGATTTTCATGACGATCCCGATGGTGGCCCTGTACTTCATCGCCGTCGGCATCTCGATCTGGAACGATCGCCGCCGCGGCATCCGCGAGGGCGAGGACCTCGACGACGACGAGGCCAGCGTGATCGATGACGCCCCCGAGGCCATCGACGCCCCGGAACGTCTCGACAGCCTCCGCGGCGATGCCCTGGATCGCGACCTGCGGGACCGGGCGGAGGAGCGGTGA
- the tatA gene encoding Sec-independent protein translocase subunit TatA, with protein MGAMKPWHWVVLVLVVLLLFGAGKLPSLARNLGKSMRIFKSEVEELRADDRRRDEDDEADYRDERPRRRDRDVDERDVVRTREYDVRDRRDREYDVRDRDEDLRDRSYEVRERETYREPARVREDDGYRRD; from the coding sequence ATGGGTGCGATGAAGCCGTGGCACTGGGTCGTTCTCGTGCTGGTGGTGCTGCTGCTCTTCGGCGCGGGCAAGCTGCCGAGTCTCGCCCGGAACCTGGGCAAGTCGATGCGCATCTTCAAGAGCGAGGTCGAGGAGCTGCGTGCTGACGACCGCCGCCGCGACGAGGACGACGAGGCCGACTACCGCGACGAGCGCCCGCGCCGCCGCGACCGCGACGTCGATGAGCGCGATGTCGTGCGGACCCGCGAATACGACGTGCGCGACCGCCGCGACCGCGAGTACGACGTGCGGGACCGTGACGAGGATCTGCGGGACCGCAGCTACGAGGTGCGCGAGCGCGAGACGTACCGCGAGCCCGCGCGGGTGCGCGAGGACGACGGCTACCGCCGCGACTGA
- a CDS encoding WYL domain-containing protein gives MSTRESVERLLNVIMTVGSRRRIDRSALFAVIPEYRNATSPGAAERMFERDKAAIIELGIPLVSEVDPFDDTVVQYRIDAELGRRTALDLTPQEYTVALAASRAWDDTAGGTARRLRAKLLGLGQEADPDLARRTPRAALESLPVLSPLLEAVTSGRAVSFSYRTASGRVGERHVEPWIVGVHRGAWYVGGYDRDRDAPRVFRASRLESYPRVTGAAVAERPAQLRLAEMLETDTSGREEQPVLLQIEPYKALGLRRRVGADAQQREVRIPRMRRTDALREVLSAAAWVTLREPETWRTELASVLERIADRHDGAPSADPEQLRRTAPPRERARIRNASSGADRLSRLITEAAYVMRRGEVPVDDMAQEFGITTRELIADLQVLFLCGDLGSGWEDLIEAEWEGGIVRVRNAAPLRQPLRLSAAEATALLAGLAALGPVEPAEQNLVDAVRTKLERSLRASARTTDTDNDTANDTGGAETAADPSTTAPDAASTPLGAASAGGRTGTILTAPVEDAGDPATRFDTALVAALRSAVAEDRSVVVRYSPPDRPGTSVRRVLPREITSKGDRWYLRAHWVAADQERSFRLDRIVEVLDDLPPGESEPEPQSAPDRAPLGPVDLLLDAAGAWIADVFDDPETAELPGGGLHARLVDPVPQALLDAVLEAGGAAEVLAPAGFRDRIVTVARAAAGRHREGSGGTLDAPDPIGPPC, from the coding sequence GTGAGCACCCGTGAATCGGTCGAGCGTCTCCTCAACGTCATCATGACGGTCGGCTCCCGCCGTCGGATCGACCGGTCGGCCCTGTTCGCGGTGATCCCCGAATACCGCAACGCCACCAGCCCCGGTGCCGCGGAGCGGATGTTCGAACGGGACAAGGCCGCGATCATCGAGCTGGGTATCCCGCTGGTGTCCGAGGTCGACCCCTTCGACGACACGGTGGTGCAGTACCGGATCGACGCCGAGCTCGGCCGCCGTACCGCCTTGGATCTCACCCCGCAGGAGTACACGGTGGCGCTCGCGGCCTCCCGCGCGTGGGACGACACCGCCGGGGGCACCGCCCGCCGCCTGCGCGCGAAGCTGCTGGGCCTGGGCCAGGAGGCCGACCCCGACCTCGCGCGGCGCACCCCCCGTGCCGCCCTGGAGTCCCTGCCGGTGCTGAGCCCGTTGCTGGAGGCCGTCACCTCCGGCAGGGCCGTCTCCTTCAGCTACCGCACCGCGAGCGGCAGGGTGGGGGAGCGCCACGTGGAACCGTGGATCGTGGGCGTGCACCGCGGCGCCTGGTACGTGGGCGGATACGACCGGGACCGCGACGCCCCCCGAGTGTTCCGCGCCTCCCGCCTGGAGTCCTACCCCCGGGTGACCGGTGCGGCCGTCGCCGAACGCCCGGCGCAGCTGCGGCTCGCGGAGATGCTGGAGACCGACACGAGCGGCCGCGAGGAGCAGCCCGTGCTGCTGCAGATCGAGCCGTACAAGGCGCTCGGTCTGCGCCGTCGTGTCGGCGCCGACGCGCAACAGCGGGAGGTGCGGATCCCGCGGATGCGCCGCACGGACGCCCTGCGAGAGGTGCTCTCCGCCGCGGCCTGGGTCACCCTGCGTGAGCCCGAGACCTGGCGCACCGAACTCGCCAGCGTCCTGGAACGGATCGCCGACCGCCACGACGGCGCCCCGTCGGCCGACCCCGAGCAGCTGCGACGCACCGCGCCGCCGCGGGAGCGCGCCCGGATCCGCAACGCCAGCAGCGGGGCCGACCGGCTCTCCCGCCTCATCACCGAGGCCGCGTACGTCATGCGCCGCGGCGAGGTGCCCGTGGACGACATGGCCCAGGAGTTCGGGATCACCACCCGCGAGCTCATCGCCGACCTGCAGGTCCTGTTCCTGTGCGGAGACCTCGGCTCCGGCTGGGAGGACCTCATCGAGGCCGAATGGGAGGGCGGCATCGTGCGGGTGCGCAATGCCGCCCCGCTGCGCCAGCCGCTGCGGCTCAGCGCCGCCGAGGCCACCGCGCTGCTGGCGGGCCTGGCCGCCCTCGGGCCCGTCGAGCCGGCCGAGCAGAACCTGGTCGACGCGGTGCGCACCAAACTGGAACGCAGCCTGCGCGCCTCCGCCCGCACCACCGACACCGACAACGACACCGCCAACGACACCGGAGGCGCCGAAACCGCCGCCGACCCGTCGACGACGGCTCCCGACGCAGCGTCGACCCCCCTCGGGGCGGCATCTGCCGGGGGCCGGACCGGGACGATACTCACCGCTCCGGTCGAGGACGCCGGCGACCCCGCCACCCGGTTCGACACCGCCCTGGTGGCGGCCCTGCGCAGTGCCGTCGCCGAGGACCGATCGGTGGTCGTGCGGTACTCGCCCCCCGACCGGCCGGGTACCTCGGTGCGTCGGGTGCTGCCGCGGGAGATCACCTCGAAGGGCGACCGCTGGTACCTGCGGGCGCACTGGGTCGCCGCCGACCAGGAGCGCTCCTTCCGCCTGGATCGCATCGTCGAGGTCCTCGACGATCTGCCCCCCGGGGAGAGCGAACCCGAACCCCAGAGCGCTCCCGACCGCGCCCCGCTCGGCCCGGTCGACCTCCTGCTCGACGCCGCAGGCGCATGGATCGCCGACGTCTTCGACGACCCCGAGACCGCCGAGCTGCCCGGGGGCGGACTGCACGCCCGACTGGTCGACCCGGTGCCGCAGGCGCTGCTCGACGCGGTGCTGGAAGCGGGGGGTGCCGCGGAGGTGCTGGCCCCGGCCGGATTCAGAGACAGGATCGTGACCGTGGCGCGCGCCGCAGCCGGGCGTCACCGCGAGGGGTCGGGCGGTACCCTGGACGCACCCGATCCGATCGGCCCACCGTGCTGA
- a CDS encoding DUF3866 family protein, whose translation MVRWERGTVRRVLERRRGIVRVEVEMAAAKTPPPEPPVAEEDIPAAELERVSALAYTDLVGEPAEGEVVLLNTNALRRGLGTGGDALVVARPDADPEPPTAAGHLVKARYSPLQVMVDAVDEPGTDAHEVLTRQESLEGMPVVVADLHSALPAVVAGILATSPGARIVHLHTDAAALPGAYSRTAAQLRDAGLMAATVTVGQSFGGDAEAVTIHSGLLAARHVLRADVVVAVQGPGNLGSGTPWGFSGMQAAECLHAAAALGGRSIAALRVSQADPRERHRGLSHHSATVLGRAVFCPVDIPLPTAGAGSVSGDAAERPQSRDTSGPRPGNAVFRALIREQVNSAVVAVAAGRGVDHRVHDVGDDGLLAALEALPVRLSTMGRGLAQEPESFVTAAAAGRFAARHLVPSGAATIA comes from the coding sequence ATGGTCAGGTGGGAACGGGGCACGGTGCGGCGGGTCCTCGAGCGGCGGCGCGGAATCGTGCGCGTCGAGGTGGAGATGGCGGCGGCGAAGACTCCTCCCCCGGAGCCACCGGTCGCGGAGGAGGACATCCCGGCGGCGGAGCTCGAGCGCGTGAGCGCCCTTGCGTACACCGATCTGGTCGGTGAGCCGGCCGAGGGTGAGGTCGTGCTGCTGAACACCAATGCGCTGCGGCGCGGACTCGGCACCGGTGGTGACGCGCTGGTGGTGGCGCGGCCCGATGCGGACCCGGAGCCTCCGACCGCCGCCGGGCATCTGGTGAAGGCCCGCTACTCCCCACTGCAGGTGATGGTCGACGCGGTGGATGAACCCGGCACCGACGCCCACGAGGTGCTCACCCGGCAAGAGTCACTGGAGGGCATGCCGGTGGTGGTGGCCGACCTGCACTCCGCCCTGCCGGCGGTGGTGGCGGGGATTCTCGCGACGTCCCCGGGGGCGCGGATCGTGCACCTGCACACCGATGCCGCGGCCCTGCCCGGTGCCTACTCCCGGACCGCCGCGCAGCTGCGGGATGCCGGTCTGATGGCGGCGACGGTGACCGTCGGGCAGTCCTTCGGGGGCGATGCGGAGGCGGTGACCATCCACTCCGGTCTGCTCGCCGCGCGGCATGTGCTCCGGGCCGATGTGGTGGTGGCGGTGCAGGGGCCGGGGAATCTGGGCAGCGGCACCCCGTGGGGGTTCTCCGGGATGCAGGCGGCGGAGTGTCTCCATGCGGCCGCGGCCCTTGGCGGCCGGTCGATCGCCGCACTGCGGGTGTCCCAGGCGGATCCGCGGGAGCGGCACCGTGGGCTCTCCCACCACAGCGCGACGGTGCTGGGGCGTGCGGTGTTCTGCCCCGTGGACATCCCGCTGCCCACCGCGGGGGCGGGGTCCGTGTCGGGCGACGCGGCGGAGCGCCCCCAGTCCCGCGACACCTCTGGCCCTCGACCCGGTAACGCCGTTTTTCGGGCGTTGATCCGTGAACAGGTGAATAGTGCTGTTGTCGCGGTAGCGGCGGGACGGGGAGTCGACCATCGCGTCCACGACGTGGGGGACGACGGATTGCTCGCGGCCCTGGAGGCGCTGCCGGTACGACTGTCGACGATGGGGCGCGGGCTCGCGCAGGAACCCGAGTCGTTCGTGACGGCGGCAGCCGCCGGGCGCTTCGCGGCGCGGCACCTCGTGCCCTCGGGGGCGGCGACGATCGCGTGA
- a CDS encoding PH domain-containing protein, with translation MRSRNTPDDMPENPPGEAPGTPGGPTPGNPAPGPSTPGGPTPEDPAPTEQTVVLRPRLARIAGYTIGTLVLLASIVMALVVSGGPVSAPNRVLYVLFGAAIFWFCHREASVAVTARPDELVVRNLFTTRRLAWAQVVGVSFPAGDPWAHLDLADGETLSTMALQRTDGDLGITQARRLARLVQERGTAAVDS, from the coding sequence ATGCGCTCCCGGAACACGCCCGACGACATGCCGGAGAACCCGCCCGGGGAGGCACCGGGCACGCCCGGTGGCCCGACCCCCGGCAACCCGGCGCCCGGCCCATCAACCCCCGGCGGCCCCACCCCTGAGGACCCGGCACCCACGGAGCAGACCGTGGTGCTGCGACCGCGTCTCGCCCGGATCGCGGGGTACACGATCGGCACTCTGGTGCTGCTCGCCTCGATCGTGATGGCGCTGGTGGTCTCCGGCGGCCCCGTCAGCGCGCCCAACCGGGTCCTGTACGTGCTGTTCGGTGCCGCGATCTTCTGGTTCTGCCACCGCGAGGCCTCCGTCGCGGTCACCGCCCGACCCGACGAGCTGGTGGTGCGCAACCTGTTCACCACCCGGCGCCTGGCATGGGCGCAGGTGGTGGGTGTGAGCTTCCCCGCCGGGGATCCGTGGGCGCATCTCGACCTCGCCGACGGCGAGACCCTCTCCACCATGGCCCTGCAGCGCACCGACGGGGACCTCGGTATCACCCAGGCGCGACGTCTGGCGCGCCTGGTGCAGGAGCGCGGCACCGCCGCCGTCGACTCCTGA
- the hisG gene encoding ATP phosphoribosyltransferase: MLRIAVPNKGALSEPAAELLQEAGYRRRGTAKELVLVDEENGVELFFLRPRDIAVYVGSGTVDVGITGQDMLLDSRTPADVLLELGFARSTFRYAAAAEQQRDLASLQGSRIATSYENLVTDHLAQHGVSATVVHLDGAVESAIRLGVADVIADVVETGTTLRQAGLATFGEPIMTSQAVLFSRPGLELDAGATHTLEVLIRRLRGVLVARQYVLLDYDIPAEKLEAAVAITPGFEAPTISPLHGGTWSAVRSMVERSQMNRVMDELYEVGARAILVTAIQACRI, encoded by the coding sequence ATGCTGCGAATCGCCGTCCCCAACAAGGGCGCCCTGTCCGAACCCGCCGCCGAACTGCTGCAGGAGGCCGGGTACCGCCGCCGCGGCACCGCCAAGGAACTCGTGCTGGTCGATGAGGAGAACGGCGTCGAGCTGTTCTTCCTGCGCCCCCGCGACATCGCGGTGTACGTCGGCTCCGGCACCGTCGATGTCGGCATCACCGGGCAGGACATGCTGCTGGACTCCCGTACCCCCGCCGATGTGCTGCTGGAGCTCGGCTTCGCCCGTTCCACCTTCCGCTACGCCGCCGCGGCCGAGCAGCAGCGCGACCTCGCCTCCCTGCAGGGCAGCCGCATCGCCACCAGCTACGAGAACCTCGTCACCGATCATCTGGCGCAGCACGGCGTGTCCGCGACCGTGGTGCACCTGGACGGCGCGGTGGAGAGCGCCATCCGTCTGGGTGTCGCCGATGTGATCGCCGATGTGGTCGAAACCGGCACCACCCTGCGGCAGGCGGGCCTGGCGACCTTCGGCGAGCCGATCATGACCAGCCAGGCGGTGCTGTTCTCGCGCCCGGGACTGGAGCTCGACGCGGGGGCCACCCACACCCTCGAGGTGCTGATCCGGCGCCTGCGGGGAGTGCTGGTGGCCCGCCAGTACGTGCTGCTGGACTACGACATCCCCGCCGAGAAACTGGAGGCGGCCGTGGCGATCACCCCCGGATTCGAGGCACCGACGATCTCCCCGCTGCACGGCGGCACCTGGTCGGCGGTGCGCTCGATGGTGGAGCGCTCCCAGATGAACCGGGTGATGGACGAGCTGTACGAGGTGGGGGCCCGCGCCATCCTCGTCACCGCGATCCAGGCCTGCCGGATCTGA
- a CDS encoding phosphoribosyl-ATP diphosphatase, with product MKDFEALYAELSEKLRTRPEGSGTVAEADAGVHAIGKKIVEEAAEVWMACEHESHDDAALEISQLLYHLQVMMLVKGITLEDVYRRL from the coding sequence GTGAAGGATTTCGAAGCGCTGTACGCAGAGCTGTCCGAGAAGCTGCGCACCCGCCCCGAGGGGTCGGGCACGGTGGCGGAGGCCGATGCCGGTGTCCACGCGATCGGGAAGAAGATCGTGGAGGAGGCCGCCGAGGTGTGGATGGCCTGCGAGCACGAGTCGCATGACGACGCCGCCCTCGAGATCTCCCAGCTGCTGTACCACCTGCAGGTGATGATGCTGGTCAAGGGCATCACCCTGGAGGATGTTTACCGCCGCCTCTGA
- the pnuC gene encoding nicotinamide riboside transporter PnuC, whose product MPWLQWLFDARLEFGNGQFLLWREVLGNLFGLLSALGGMRRKVWAWPVGILGNLLLLTVFLGTVFGSPNPVNLLGQAGRQVMFILTSIYGWYRWSRAQHEGGTAVEPQWASWGTRALLVVAMVAGTALLTPLFSALGSFPPVWADAWIFMGSLLATYGMAKGWVEFWLIWVAVDLVGVPLLISAGYWASAFMYVFYGAFTLTGFFVWWRARWRQDGEHVAVETAHLDPTISRR is encoded by the coding sequence ATGCCCTGGTTGCAGTGGCTCTTCGATGCTCGCCTCGAGTTCGGCAACGGCCAGTTCCTGCTGTGGCGGGAGGTGCTCGGCAACCTGTTCGGGCTGCTCAGCGCCCTCGGGGGCATGCGGCGCAAGGTGTGGGCGTGGCCCGTCGGGATCCTGGGGAACCTGCTGCTGCTGACGGTGTTCCTCGGCACCGTGTTCGGGTCCCCGAACCCTGTGAACCTGCTCGGCCAGGCGGGGCGGCAGGTCATGTTCATCCTCACCAGCATCTACGGCTGGTACCGCTGGAGCCGCGCCCAGCACGAGGGCGGCACCGCGGTGGAGCCGCAGTGGGCGAGCTGGGGCACCCGCGCCCTGTTGGTGGTCGCGATGGTCGCCGGCACCGCGCTGCTCACCCCGCTGTTCTCCGCGCTGGGTTCCTTCCCGCCGGTGTGGGCCGACGCGTGGATCTTCATGGGGTCGCTGCTGGCCACCTACGGCATGGCCAAGGGCTGGGTGGAGTTCTGGTTGATCTGGGTGGCGGTGGACCTGGTCGGGGTGCCGTTGCTGATCTCCGCCGGATACTGGGCCAGCGCCTTCATGTACGTGTTCTACGGGGCGTTCACCCTCACGGGGTTCTTCGTGTGGTGGCGGGCCCGGTGGCGCCAGGACGGCGAGCATGTCGCGGTGGAGACCGCCCACCTGGACCCCACCATCAGCCGCCGCTGA
- the rpe gene encoding ribulose-phosphate 3-epimerase, with the protein MSTTRPVTIHPSILNADFLRIGAEVERIAGADAVHVDVMDNHFVPNLTFGATMVEQIARQGTLPVDAHLMIENADREAPAYAEAGAASVTFHLEAAAAPIRLARELHRLGTRVGVALRPATPVEPLLDILGEFDMVLVMTVEPGFGGQSFLEGMLPKIQRVRQAAASADVDLSVQVDGGVSRETIARAAEAGADCFVAGSAVYRADDAAAEITALRDLAAAHRH; encoded by the coding sequence ATGAGCACCACCCGCCCCGTCACCATCCACCCGAGCATCCTCAACGCCGATTTCCTGCGCATCGGCGCCGAGGTCGAACGCATCGCCGGTGCCGACGCCGTGCACGTCGACGTGATGGACAACCACTTCGTGCCGAACCTGACCTTCGGCGCCACGATGGTGGAGCAGATCGCCCGCCAGGGAACCCTGCCCGTCGATGCCCACCTCATGATCGAGAACGCCGACCGGGAGGCTCCCGCCTACGCCGAGGCCGGGGCCGCCTCGGTGACGTTCCACCTGGAGGCCGCCGCCGCCCCGATCCGCCTTGCCCGGGAGCTGCACCGGCTCGGCACCCGTGTCGGCGTGGCGCTGCGCCCCGCCACCCCGGTCGAACCGCTGCTGGACATCCTCGGCGAGTTCGACATGGTGCTGGTGATGACCGTGGAGCCGGGCTTCGGCGGGCAGAGCTTCCTGGAGGGGATGCTGCCGAAGATCCAGCGGGTGCGGCAGGCCGCCGCCAGCGCCGACGTCGACCTCAGCGTGCAGGTGGACGGCGGCGTCAGCCGCGAGACCATCGCCCGCGCCGCCGAGGCCGGGGCCGACTGCTTCGTCGCGGGATCCGCGGTGTATCGGGCCGACGACGCCGCCGCCGAGATCACCGCCCTGCGCGACCTCGCCGCCGCCCACCGCCACTGA
- a CDS encoding RsmB/NOP family class I SAM-dependent RNA methyltransferase codes for MSEHHSRRGDDHRRSEGGSERRRSDGGDRRRGEGDDRRRSEGGDRRRGASGHERSGSRGRGEQRRGWSSQRPSERRRTTTSSRAVAFEALEAVREDDAYANLVLPQVLRRHRLAPRDAAFATELFYGSLRARGRLDAVLAACVDRPLEKIDPAALDVLRLGAYQLLDMAVAPHAATSETVALARQRLGSGAGGFVNAVLRRVGERSLKEWLQEIAPSRESDEVGHLAVVHSHPHWVVRALGDALVAHGRDRAELDDLLAAQNTPPAVSLVMRPGLTDLDEMIDAGATEGHLSVFAASWPSGDPGGADPVREGRAAVQDEGSQLMALALGLGADDLVQDENGRWLDLCAGPGGKTALLAGLTIDHDAELLANEVQEHRTRLVERAVASLVDAGAEVELRTGDGRDIGREMPDTFSRILADVPCTGLGALRRRPESRWRRSPADVGQLGDLQRQLLHSALDATAPGGVLAYVTCSPHVAETLLVVKDVLRRRDDVEQLDARDAVRAGLRPEAVDTDLGDGPSVQLWPHVHGTDAMFLALLRRRPAEASATPTEETGPR; via the coding sequence ATGAGCGAGCATCATTCCCGCCGCGGCGACGACCATCGCCGGTCCGAGGGCGGGTCCGAGCGTCGCCGGTCCGACGGCGGCGACCGCCGCCGGGGCGAGGGCGACGATCGCCGCCGCTCCGAGGGCGGCGACCGCCGCCGGGGCGCCTCGGGCCATGAGCGCTCGGGGTCCCGCGGCCGCGGAGAGCAGCGCCGCGGCTGGTCCTCCCAGCGCCCCTCGGAGCGTCGCCGCACCACCACCTCCAGCCGCGCCGTCGCCTTCGAGGCGCTCGAGGCGGTGCGGGAGGACGACGCCTACGCGAACCTGGTGCTGCCGCAGGTGCTGCGCCGCCACCGCCTGGCACCGCGCGACGCCGCCTTCGCCACCGAACTCTTCTACGGGTCCCTGCGGGCCCGCGGCCGCCTCGACGCGGTGCTCGCCGCCTGCGTGGACCGGCCGTTGGAGAAGATCGACCCGGCCGCGCTCGACGTGCTGCGCCTGGGCGCCTACCAGCTGCTGGACATGGCCGTCGCCCCACACGCCGCGACCAGCGAGACCGTGGCGCTGGCCCGTCAGCGTCTCGGTTCTGGCGCCGGCGGCTTCGTCAACGCCGTGCTGCGCCGCGTCGGGGAGCGGAGCCTTAAGGAGTGGCTGCAGGAGATCGCCCCGTCCCGCGAGAGCGACGAGGTCGGTCACCTCGCGGTCGTCCACTCCCACCCGCACTGGGTGGTGCGGGCCCTGGGGGATGCTCTCGTCGCCCACGGACGTGACCGGGCCGAGCTCGATGACCTGCTGGCGGCCCAGAACACCCCGCCGGCGGTGTCGCTGGTAATGCGACCGGGCCTGACGGACCTCGACGAGATGATCGACGCCGGGGCCACCGAGGGGCACCTGTCGGTGTTCGCCGCGTCGTGGCCCTCCGGGGACCCCGGCGGCGCCGACCCGGTGCGCGAGGGTCGCGCCGCCGTGCAGGACGAGGGCAGCCAACTCATGGCCCTCGCCCTGGGCCTCGGCGCCGACGACCTGGTGCAGGACGAGAACGGCCGCTGGCTGGACCTGTGCGCCGGGCCCGGCGGGAAGACCGCCCTGCTGGCGGGACTGACCATCGACCATGACGCCGAGCTGCTCGCCAACGAGGTGCAGGAGCATCGCACCCGCCTGGTGGAGCGGGCCGTGGCGTCCCTCGTGGACGCCGGCGCCGAGGTGGAGCTGCGCACCGGCGACGGCCGCGACATCGGCCGTGAGATGCCCGACACCTTCTCCCGCATCCTCGCCGATGTGCCCTGCACCGGGCTCGGGGCGCTGCGCCGACGGCCCGAATCCCGCTGGCGCCGCAGCCCCGCCGACGTCGGACAGCTCGGTGACCTGCAGCGGCAGCTGCTGCACAGCGCCCTGGATGCCACCGCCCCCGGTGGCGTCCTCGCCTACGTGACGTGCTCCCCGCATGTCGCCGAGACCCTGCTGGTGGTCAAGGACGTGCTGCGTCGTCGCGACGATGTCGAGCAGCTCGACGCCCGCGACGCCGTCCGCGCCGGGCTGCGCCCCGAAGCCGTCGACACCGACCTGGGGGACGGACCGAGCGTGCAGCTGTGGCCCCATGTGCACGGCACCGACGCCATGTTCCTGGCGCTGCTGCGCCGCCGCCCCGCCGAGGCATCTGCCACCCCCACCGAGGAGACCGGTCCGCGATGA